Part of the Salinigranum rubrum genome is shown below.
TGCCCGGGTTCGCCCTGCTCGCCGATTCGTCGCTCGTGATGGCGCTCGCGGCCGTCCACGTCGGGTGGGTCCTGCTCTTGCCCCGTGCCGAAGAACCGCACCTGCGGGCGGAGTTCGGCGAGGCGTACGACCGGTACGCGGCACGGGTCCCGCGGTTCGTCGGTCTCCGCACCGTTCGACGAGTGGTGTCGAGCGACGCCTGAGTCGGGGGCGTCCGTCCTCGTTCGAAGCTCTTCCGCGAGCAGACGACGGTCAGAGAGTGACGACGACAGTCAGAGAGTGACGACGACAGTCAGAGGAGCACGACCACCTCACGCCGAACAGGTATCCGCCCCTGAATGCACGCGTGTTCGGACTGACTGGCGAGGCTGACTCCACAAGGTTGTTTTTCGCCCAGCCCCTATCTCCGGGGGATGAACAGACGGAACTGGGCTGCGGTCGCGGCCTCTACCGCAGTCGTGCTTCTCCTCGCCGTCCTTTCGGTTCTGGGCCCCGACATCTCCCTCGCCGACCGAAGCACCGAGTACTTCGAGCCCCTGTCCCCACAGGCCGGAATCGTCCTCCTCGTCGCCGGAATCGTCACGCAGTTCGGCGACCCGTGGTTCCTGCTGCTCGTCGCGGCGTTCATCTACCTGGCCGAGAGCGAACGGACGGGCGTTCGGGACTCCCGTGACGGAGCGTTCGTTCTCGGCGTCACGTTCGCGGCGTTCTCCTTCATCGACCTCCTCAAGAACGTCTTCGTCGGTCCCCGACCCCCCGGCGCGGGGACCGTCGAGATTCCGATGTGGCTCCCGACCGCCCTGGGAGGAGTCTTTCAGAGCATCACGACCGGGTCCGGCTACGCGTTCCCGAGCGGTCACGCGCTCGGGACGACCGCTGTCTTCGCCGCCATCGCGTACAAACTCGACCTCGGCGAGCGACGGGTCCGATGGGCGGTCGCGGGACTCGGCGTGGTCCTCGTCGCCGGGTCGCGAGTCGTCCTCGGCGTACACTTTCTCGTCGACATCCTCGTCGGCTGTGTCGCCGGTCTGTGCCTGTTCGCGGTCGCGACGACCGTCGGAAGTCGACGACCCTCCCGCGTCTTCGCCCTCGGCGTCGGTCTCGGCGTCCTGGCCGTGTTGGCGAGCATGGGCTCTCCCGAAGTCGTCTGGAAGGCCGGTCAGTGGCTCGGGGCCTCACTGGGTGCCGGAGTCGCGTGGCATCGACTCCGCCCGACGTCTATGCTCACGTTTCAGGAGGCCGTCGTCGCGGGCGTCCCGATCGCGGTCGCCTGGATCACCATCTACCTGACGTCGCCCCCGCTCGTCGTGACAGTCCTTGCGACGGCGGTCGCAGCGGGCGTGACGGTCGCCGCCCCGACACTGATCAACTCGGGTTCGACGTTCCCGAGGCCGATCTGAGACGGACGTCGGACGGGGGTTCGGGACCCGAACGCGTCGCTCTGTCGAACCACGTCGAGTCGAGGCGTCGTCTCGGAGACGCGACCGCCCGCACATCAGCCGACCGGTTCCACCCGGTCGCTGTCGTCGGTCCCGTGCTCACCGCGCCCGCGGGGAGCGACAGAAAAGCCAACGCTTACCCCCGAACCGCTGTCAGCGTACGGTATGGACGAGGTACTGGTCGCTGAGAACGTCAGAAAGTCCTACGGCGACGTTCAGGCGCTTCGTGGGGTTTCCCTCTCCGTCGGGGCCGGCGAGGTGTTCGGTCTCATCGGCCCGAACGGGGCGGGCAAGACCACGCTCGTCCGGGGGCTCACCGGCACGACGAGCGTGGAAGGGACGGTCCGCGTCCTCGGAAAGCCACCCGAAGCCGTCGACGCGAACCGGCTCGGCCTCCTGCCGCAGTCTTTTTCCCCCGCGGCACGGCTCACGCCCCGGGAACTGCTCTCGCACTACGCCGGCCTCTACGACGCGGCGCGCGACCCCGACGTCGTCCTCGACGAGGTCGGACTCGCCGATACGGCCGACACCTGGTACGAGCACCTCTCGGGCGGCCAACAGCGCCGGACGTGCGTCGGTGCCGCCCTCGTGAACGACCCGGACGTGCTCTTCCTCGACGAGCCAACGACCGGAATCGACCCGGCCGGCCG
Proteins encoded:
- a CDS encoding phosphatase PAP2 family protein; protein product: MNRRNWAAVAASTAVVLLLAVLSVLGPDISLADRSTEYFEPLSPQAGIVLLVAGIVTQFGDPWFLLLVAAFIYLAESERTGVRDSRDGAFVLGVTFAAFSFIDLLKNVFVGPRPPGAGTVEIPMWLPTALGGVFQSITTGSGYAFPSGHALGTTAVFAAIAYKLDLGERRVRWAVAGLGVVLVAGSRVVLGVHFLVDILVGCVAGLCLFAVATTVGSRRPSRVFALGVGLGVLAVLASMGSPEVVWKAGQWLGASLGAGVAWHRLRPTSMLTFQEAVVAGVPIAVAWITIYLTSPPLVVTVLATAVAAGVTVAAPTLINSGSTFPRPI